Below is a genomic region from Lutra lutra chromosome 18, mLutLut1.2, whole genome shotgun sequence.
ccccgctgcGTGCGCACGTCGGACCGCCCTCGCGCAGCCCACTTGGCTGCGGCGGCCGCGGCACTTCAGGGAGTCGCTGGCGGACGCTTGAGCGCGGCGACTGACGGACGGCCGAGCGGACAGGAGGCCGGTGAGTGGGCCGCGCCTTCCGCGGCCCTTCTCTGGGCTCCTCGGCGAGTCCGTCCGGCCGGGGTCTTTGGGAGCTGGGTcgggcgggcggcggcgcgcTGGGGCCCTGGCGCCGGCCTGAGGGAAACCCGgcgggccggggctgggggcggcCGGAAACGGGATGAGCGGGGAGGGGGCCGAGCTGAAGATACCCGCTTCCTACGCGCCGCTTCGGCGGGCCCGCGAGGCCAGAGCAGCCGGTCCGCGTTGGGCCTCCTTGGGCCCAGCGCCTCGCGGAGTCACGAGTGCGCTGGGCGAGGTGACCCCGGGGACGCCGCGTGCCGTCTTGGCGTTCTTGGCGCGGGGTTGCAGCCTCCCGCCGCGGTGGGCCCGCCGGGACCCCCGCCTGCCCCCAGCGCTGCTGAGGTAGGTGCCCCGCGTGGCGGCTGTTGCGGGCTCTGCGCTTCCTCCTGAGTCACCTCACTCGGAAGGGCGCTTTGAGTCACTGTCATGACTTCATGAGTGACTCGTGGCCGCCGGGGCACAGACCGGTCGGGAGGGACCGACGCCCCGGGGCTGCAGGTTAGTCCGGGCGTGGAGTTTACCAGTCACGGCGTTGGCGCGCTGCTGTAGGTGTATTAATTGCCCGGGGTTGCCAGGAGCGCCTTGCACAGTCCTTGCACAAGGCCTGCCTGTGTCATGCGATTTAGGTGGATTCTGATGAACCGCTTGTTGTGGCCTGTGGCAGTTCGCGTTCGCGGTTCTCTGAACCTGACGAGGCGGCATGtgtattgggggtggggtggggtgggaaacaCCGTATAATGCTCTGCAGTTCGCTGTCAGCCCCTTCCAAAAGCTTGTGAGTTGATAGGTTTTTCCACTTATACAATGGAATTAACGATGAGACGCGGGTTAAATGACTTCACCTCCATCCCACAATGGAGAAGACACCACAGATGGCTTTGACCCTAGTCATCTGCCTACAGAACCCATGATGTTTCCTAAACAGCGTGGTAAAGATTGGAAGTGGATTATGTCGTTTaaactctcttccctctcccgGTAAACTGTCTTCCAAGTAGAAAGAAACAGGAGCTTGGTGGTTTTGTGTATTTGAATTTATGGTTGGACGTTGGCTAGTGTGTTCTGCTTAAAATTTTAActgccatatttaaaaattttagtttttcttcttgcaTGGAGGAGGTTAAGGAATACACTTCAGTAATATGTGctttattctttagtttttttcttttctctttccttccttctctctttcttttttttttttttttttttttttcccccaagaaaaatCACAAGCTTACCAGAAGTTCGCAGCTTGGGCATTTACAAGTTTACTTGGTGGAATtggaaaaacttttaaatacagCACCTAAGCCAAAACACTGGGAATTAAGGCCTTGGAAACACTCACTGAGGAACCCCATCTAACTGGGGATGTGGGGAGGAAAATGTATGGTTCTCTTTATTGTCtgatttgatttgcttttttcttctgcttgggCCGATATGGTGAGAT
It encodes:
- the LOC125091117 gene encoding bcl-2-binding component 3, isoforms 3/4-like, which produces MGARVPPGTIPRVHRVGATSARHPDPHFPPGGPRPRQPPRRSPSGKQQSWNKTPGTLWPSPPPEGPRPRCVRTSDRPRAAHLAAAAAALQGVAGGRLSAATDGRPSGQEAGEWAAPSAALLWAPRRVRPAGVFGSWVGRAAARWGPGAGLRETRRAGAGGGRKRDERGGGRAEDTRFLRAASAGPRGQSSRSALGLLGPSASRSHECAGRGDPGDAACRLGVLGAGLQPPAAVGPPGPPPAPSAAEFAFAVL